In the genome of Ureibacillus sp. FSL W7-1570, the window TCAACATCGGGTATCTGTGGGTCACTTTATTGAACCCTTCAAGCGGTTTTCCCCCGACCCGCTGTGTTGGGGAATCGGGATAAATGAGTTCCGGGTGCTCCTTTTCAATCGCCATCAATTCTTGCATCAGCTGGTCATAGACGGCGTCCGGCACCAATGGATTATCCAACACATAGTACGCATGGGCATATTCATGCAACAATTTATTCAATTCAGCGACGCGTTTTTCAAGGTCTTTATCTTTCATCGTCATCCTCCACAATTTGCGAAATGTTCTCTAAGCTTTTGTAATTGGGGCAAATTTGGCCAAAAGCCGCTTGATTCCTTTATCTGGAAAAGCGATATCCAATTCCAAATCATCGCCTTCCCCTTTTACGCTGACGACAACGCCTGTACCCCATTTCCCGTGAATGGCTTTGTCTCCCACTTTCCATTGCATTTGCTCGCCGCCTGTCCGTTGAGGTGTGGCGAATTTCGCTTTCGGTTGGACGTTCATTCGGGCATTATTGGAAGTTTTCTTCTGTCCAAATGGCAATCTGTCTTCCCTGTATTCAGAACTGAAGGATTTGGCATCCAGGATGTCCTCTGAAATTTCATCAATGAAACGGGAAGGCGGGTTGGAATTCGGACGTCCAAAAAGGGTGCGGAAAGAGGCGCAAGTCAAATATAGCCGTTCTTCTGCCCGCGTGATTCCCACATAGGCCAAGCGCCGTTCTTCTTCCAACTCCTCTTTGACACCAATGGAACGGGAATGCGGGAAGATATTTTCTTCCATTCCGATGATGAATACGACCGGAAACTCCAAGCCCTTTGCCGAGTGCATCGTCATCAAGACAATGCTTTCATTTGAATTGTTTTCTTCATCCAGTGAATCGATATCCGCGATCAAAGCAAGATCCGTTAGAAAAGCGACAAGGGATTTATCTTCGCTTCTTTCTTCAAAGGCTTTTGTCACGGATAAAAACTCTTCCAGGTTTTCCAGTCTGCTTTGGGATTCGATCGTGTTTTCCTTCTCGAGCATTGCCCGGTATCCGGACTTTTCAATAACTTCTTCCACCAATTCGGTCACGGATAAATAATCCTGCATTTTTGAAAATCCTTCAATCAAATTGCGGAAGTTTTCAAGGGCGTTCATTGCCCGCGGCGTCAAACCAATGGAAGAAACCTCATAAAGCGCTTTAAAAATGGATAGATCATTTTCAATGGCATATGTGGCAATCTTTTCAAAAGTGGATGCTCCAATGTTCCGTTTCGGTTCATTGATGATGCGGGCCAATGATAGATCATCGTCATTGTTCGCAATGAGACGCAAATAGGCAAGCAGGTCCTTGATTTCTTTCCGATCGTAGAATTTCGTGCCGCCGACGATCGTATATTGCAAATTCGATTTCACTAACACTTCTTCCATTGCACGGGATTGGGCATTTGTGCGGTAGAGGATGGCGAAATCCTTTAACGTGCGCCCTTCCGTTTCCATCAATTCTTTGATTGTTTTCACGACGAATTGCGCTTCATCCCGTTCATCGCGGGCTGTATAAAATACGATTTTTTCTCCTGTTGGATTCTCTGTACGCAGCACTTTCGGATAGCGGCTTTCGTTGTTGGAAATGACATCATTGGCCGCCTGCAAAATCCGTTTGGTGGAACGGTAGTTTTGTTCCAGCAAAATCACTTTGGCATTCGGATAGTCTTTTTCAAAGGATAAAATGTTCCGAATGTCCGCACCGCGCCAACGATAAATGGACTGGTCGGAATCCCCTACAACACAGATGTTTTTAAATTTCGATGCGAGCATTTTGACCAGCTTGTATTGGGAGTGGTTCGTATCTTGATACTCATCGACATGAATATACTGGAATTTATTTTGATAATATTCAAGAACATCCGGCACTCTCTCAAACAGTGTAATCGTCATGATAATTAAATCATCGAAATCGAGGGACTGGTTTTTCCGAAGGGTTTTTTCATACGCTTCATACACTTCCCCCGCCATTTTTTCGAATGGGTTGAATGGATTCGCATTCTTTTTATATTGTTCCGCTGTGATACATTCATTTTTGGCGGAACTGATGGCAGATAAAACGGATCTTGGATCATATTGTTTCGTATCAATATTGAGTTGTTTAAAGACGTTTTTAATGGCCGTCAACTGGTCGGAAGCATCGAGAATGGAGAAGTTTTTGGAAATGCCGATGCGATCAATATGTCTTCTCAAAATGCGCACGCACATGGAGTGGAAAGTGGAAACCCACATGTTTTCGGATATGCCGCTGCCAAGAAGTGCATCAATCCGCTCCCGCATTTCCCTTGCTGCTTTATTCGTAAAAGTGATCGCCAAAATATTGGATGGATACACTTGTTTTTCTACAATCAAGTATGCAATCCGGTGGGTCAATACCCTTGTTTTCCCCGAACCTGCACCAGCCATGATGAGAAGGGGGCCTTCTGTCGTTTTGACCGCTTCCTGTTGTTGTGGATTCATTCCGTTCAATAAATTTTTTGTCAACTGTTCCATGGTGCACCTCACTATACCAAACGTTTGTTCTATTATACTACAATGCCGTTATTTTCTCATCGGTCACTTTGACAAGCTTTTCACTGCCTCCACCGTTTTCAAGGCTTCTTTCAAATCTTCATAAATGACATTTCCAACAACGACCGTGTCAGCAAATTGGGCCATTTCTTCCGCCTGGGCCGCCGATTTGATGCCGCCGCCGTAAAATAATCGCGCGTCCTCCAGCACTTCCTTGACGGCTTTGACGATTTCTACATCCCCATATGTACCGCTGTATTCCAAATAAAAGATGGGCAGTTTAAAGTAATTTTCCGCAAGTCTTGCATAAGCAATGACGTCCTCTTTCGATAAATTGGCATCGGCTTCCGTTGCCCCTGCCGCTTTGCAATCCGGATTCAATATAACATAGCCTTCCGCGATCAGCTCGTCCCAAACCATGATGTCTCCGTATTCTTTGATGGCAGCATGATGCAAATCTTTTACCCATTTTGTATTCGTGCTGTTTAATACGGTTGGAATCAGATAATAGTCAAATCCGGGCGTGATGGATTCGATCGTGGATATTTCCAATGCGACCGGTACAGAATATCTTCTAATCCGGACAAGCTGTTCGAGCACGTTATCCAACGTCACATCATCCGTTCCGCCAACGATGATGACATCTGTGCCGGATTCGCATACCTTTTCCAAATCTTCATCCGAAAGTTCTTTCGATGGATCAATTTTAAATGCATGTCTCCAATGTTTAAAATCCATAAAGGTCTCACCTATTCCTAATCATATTCTGTGCTTATTAGTATATCTCAAAGTTGTACTTTCCGAAATTCACAACTTCATCATCCACAAAAGCGGACAGATTTTTCATCGGCGT includes:
- a CDS encoding heptaprenylglyceryl phosphate synthase — translated: MDFKHWRHAFKIDPSKELSDEDLEKVCESGTDVIIVGGTDDVTLDNVLEQLVRIRRYSVPVALEISTIESITPGFDYYLIPTVLNSTNTKWVKDLHHAAIKEYGDIMVWDELIAEGYVILNPDCKAAGATEADANLSKEDVIAYARLAENYFKLPIFYLEYSGTYGDVEIVKAVKEVLEDARLFYGGGIKSAAQAEEMAQFADTVVVGNVIYEDLKEALKTVEAVKSLSK
- the pcrA gene encoding DNA helicase PcrA, with protein sequence MEQLTKNLLNGMNPQQQEAVKTTEGPLLIMAGAGSGKTRVLTHRIAYLIVEKQVYPSNILAITFTNKAAREMRERIDALLGSGISENMWVSTFHSMCVRILRRHIDRIGISKNFSILDASDQLTAIKNVFKQLNIDTKQYDPRSVLSAISSAKNECITAEQYKKNANPFNPFEKMAGEVYEAYEKTLRKNQSLDFDDLIIMTITLFERVPDVLEYYQNKFQYIHVDEYQDTNHSQYKLVKMLASKFKNICVVGDSDQSIYRWRGADIRNILSFEKDYPNAKVILLEQNYRSTKRILQAANDVISNNESRYPKVLRTENPTGEKIVFYTARDERDEAQFVVKTIKELMETEGRTLKDFAILYRTNAQSRAMEEVLVKSNLQYTIVGGTKFYDRKEIKDLLAYLRLIANNDDDLSLARIINEPKRNIGASTFEKIATYAIENDLSIFKALYEVSSIGLTPRAMNALENFRNLIEGFSKMQDYLSVTELVEEVIEKSGYRAMLEKENTIESQSRLENLEEFLSVTKAFEERSEDKSLVAFLTDLALIADIDSLDEENNSNESIVLMTMHSAKGLEFPVVFIIGMEENIFPHSRSIGVKEELEEERRLAYVGITRAEERLYLTCASFRTLFGRPNSNPPSRFIDEISEDILDAKSFSSEYREDRLPFGQKKTSNNARMNVQPKAKFATPQRTGGEQMQWKVGDKAIHGKWGTGVVVSVKGEGDDLELDIAFPDKGIKRLLAKFAPITKA